Proteins co-encoded in one Malus sylvestris chromosome 9, drMalSylv7.2, whole genome shotgun sequence genomic window:
- the LOC126583064 gene encoding AP2/ERF and B3 domain-containing transcription repressor RAV2-like, producing the protein MDLMSCWNRSTRDYSTVIGAKAASSNKLPSSSYKGVVPQSNGRWGAQIYEKSHRVWLGTFDDEEEAAKTYNIASLKFRGLDAITNFSPNQMTPYERDVTEALFLESHSKAEIVDMLRKHSYANELEMYKHKLYNGGALGLDAGGKRMKCHLDLMDTCSSERELLFEKVATPSDVGRLNRMVIPKQHAEKHFQVHLSVGFGKGVLLKFEDELGNVWRFGYCYWSSSQSYVLSKGWIRFVKEKKLKAGDVVRFERSVGEDKKLFIDCRPRNVDVSGIREMHGRVGQPLGTAQDDGMVRLFGVNIQPSTWPRYQ; encoded by the coding sequence atggATTTGATGAGTTGCTGGAATAGAAGCACAAGGGACTACTCAACAGTGATTGGAGCAAAGGCTGCCAGTTCAAACAAGTTGCCTTCTTCTAGCTACAAAGGAGTAGTGCCCCAGTCAAATGGCAGATGGGGAGCTCAAATATACGAGAAGAGTCATCGTGTGTGGTTGGGAACcttcgatgatgaagaagaagctgcTAAAACCTACAACATTGCTTCGCTAAAGTTCCGGGGTCTTGATGCCATCACAAATTTCAGTCCGAACCAAATGACACCCTACGAACGTGATGTCACTGAGGCTCTTTTCTTGGAGTCCCATTCCAAGGCTGAGATTGTTGACATGCTTCGAAAACATTCTTATGCCAACGAGCTCGAGATGTACAAGCATAAGTTGTACAATGGTGGTGCCCTAGGCCTTGATGCCGGCGGAAAGCGTATGAAGTGTCACCTTGATTTAATGGACACATGTAGTAGCGAGAGGGAGCTGCTTTTCGAGAAAGTGGCAACACCAAGCGATGTAGGGAGATTGAACCGCATGGTTATACCAAAACAACATGCCGAGAAGCATTTTCAGGTTCATCTGAGTGTAGGGTTTGGTAAGGGGGTGTTGTTGAAATTTGAGGATGAGTTGGGTAATGTGTGGAGGTTTGGGTATTGTTATTGGAGTAGTAGTCAGAGCTATGTGTTGAGCAAAGGGTGGATTCGCTTTGTGAAGGAGAAGAAGCTGAAAGCTGGTGATGTTGTGAGGTTTGAGAGATCAGTAGGGGAGGATAAGAAGCTGTTCATTGACTGTAGACCAAGAAACGTCGATGTGTCGGGGATCAGGGAGATGCATGGTAGGGTTGGTCAGCCTTTAGGGACGGCTCAAGATGATGGAATGGTGAGATTGTTCGGAGTTAACATACAACCTTCTACCTGGCCTCGGTACCAGTAG